The proteins below are encoded in one region of Lactuca sativa cultivar Salinas chromosome 3, Lsat_Salinas_v11, whole genome shotgun sequence:
- the LOC111889079 gene encoding protein FAR1-RELATED SEQUENCE 5-like, which yields MSNSSVIDGDLYSSLCGESSSSVDDAQYCADIIGEHVYKPNVHVQLIPFKGLIFKSLKLAIKMYSEYAEIGGFDVRLSTTPNYKAFQFDEFHNHPLEKKSDLKKARQMSYSEKEFIVQASTSKICPTMAHKLRESLRVSTMNDCQAHYPNYSFDFNCQDDVLDCMFWADEMEKAYYAEFSDVISFDVTFRTNKYRMVFVPFTAIEHHKKSITVGAGLLSNESMESYSWLFKAFLKTHKKEPTLVSTDQDTSIKQAIENVFANSKHRLCMWHIMKKFKNKISDDFLTNTDFRKRFSKLVWDVNMKPDVFEVKWGLLMKEFNLEDTRWFKDMFTKHHSWIPGYFNDIAMCGLMKTVSRSESMNSFFNTYSESGNSLLLYVQC from the exons ATGTCGAATTCTAGTGTTATTGATGGTGATTTGTATTCTTCTCTGT GTGGTGAATCTTCGAGTTCAGTAGATGATGCACAATATTGTGCTGATATAATTGGAGAACATGTCTATAAGCCAAATGTACATGTTCAACTTATTCCATTTAAAGGTTTAATCTTCAAATCATTAAAGTTGGCCATCAAAATGTATTCTGAGTATGCTGAAATTGGTGGTTTTGATGTGAGACTGAGCAC AACTCCAAATTATAAAGCTTTTCAGTTTGATGAATTTCACAACCATCCACTTGAGAAGAAAAGTGATTTAAAAAAAGcgagacaaatgtcatattcagaAAAGGAGTTTATAGTACAGGCTTCCACATCAAAAATATGCCCAACTATGGCTCATAAGTTGAGGGAAAGTCTGAGAG TAAGCACAATGAATGACTGCCAAGCTCACTATCCAAATTACTCATTTGATTTTAACTGTCAAGATGATGTTTTGGACTGTATGTTTTGGGCTGATGAAATGGAGAAGGCATATTATGCTGAATTTAGTGATGTTATCTCGTTTGATGTGACTTTCAGAACAAACAA GTATCGAATGGTTTTTGTTCCATTTACTGCTATTGAACATCATAAAAAATCAATTACTGTTGGAGCGGGTTTGCTAAGCAATGAAAGCATGGAGTCCTACTCTTGGTTGTTTAAAgcgtttcttaaaactcataagaaaGAACCAACACTTGTTTCAACCGATCAAGATACATCAATAAAACAAGCTATTGagaatgtttttgctaattcaaaGCACCGATTATGTATGTGGCATATAATGAAGAAGTTCAAAAATAag ATATCAGATGATTTTTTAACGAACACAGACTTTAGAAAAAGATTCTCGAAGCTTGTTTGGGACGTTAATATGAAACCTGATGTATTTGAGGTGAAATGGGGTTTGCTTATGAAGGAATTCAATCTGGAAGACACGAGATGGTTTAAAGACATGTTTACAAAACATCATTCATGGATACCTGGATATTTTAATGATATTGCAATGTGTGGGTTAATGAAGACTGTGTCGAGGTCAGAGAGTATGAATTCATTCTTTAATACGTACTCAGAAAGTGGTAATTCACTTTTACTTTACGTGCAATGCTAg